Part of the Longimicrobium sp. genome is shown below.
AGCCCCGGCAGGCGGCACCGGAAGCAGGAGCTTCCGGTGCCGCGCCGCCTTACGGGCCCGTGGATCAGCAGGCGCCGTTGTCGGTGATGGCGCCGGTGTCGCTGATCTGGCGCGTGTTGTAGCCCTTGCCGGTGCAGCCGCCCATCGAGACCGGGAAGGTGACCGAGGTCGGGGCGGTGTACCACTTCAGGCCGGTCGGCGTCTCCCAGCCCACCGCGGTCAGGTCGCTGAAGCCGGTGGCCCAGGTGCCGTTGTTCGCGTAGTAGGTCTGCTGCAGGGTGTACACCTGCTTGAGGATGCCATCGGCTTCCTTCTCCTTCGCGCGGGCCGAGGCCTGCGTGAAGCGGGGGATCGCCAGGGCGGCCAGGATGCCGATGATCACGACCACGATCATCAGCTCGATCAGGGTGAAGCCCTTGGTGTTGCGGACGGTGCGGCGCATGGGGATCGCTCCAGAACTGGGGTGTGGGGTTGATCCAGCACGATCGTGCTGTCGGCTTGGGAAAAGGCAATGGGTGTGCCCCGTGCCGCATGACGGCCAAGTGTATGGTAGATAGTGGTTTGGGTTATGTATGGGGACAGATGTTTTTCGGATTCACGGGAGAAGCTGCACGATCTCTTGCAGGCTGCAACGCTTCGGGGTTGCAGCCGGTAGCACTTGCGGGGGAGCGGCGCGGCCCGCCAATATCGGTCCCCCGCGCCGGGTGGCGCGGCCTTCATCTCAGCAAACGGAGCGGGGCGTGTCGGACGCGAGCGGCATCACGGACGTGACCATCATCGGCGGCGGGCCCACGGGGCTGTTCGCCGCCTTCTACGCGGGGCTGCGCGGCGTAAGCTGCCGCATCGTGGATGCGCTGCCGCAGCTGGGCGGGCAGCTGATGGCCCTGTATCCCGAGAAGTACGTCTTCGACGTGGGCGGGCTGCCGCGCATCCTGGCCAAGGACCTGGCGAAGAACATGATCGAGCAGGGCACCCAGTTCGGCCCCGAGGTAGTGCTGGGCGAGGAGGTGCAGCGGCTGGAGCCGGACGGCGACCACATCCGCCTGGTCACGCAGAAGGGCGAGTACCTCACGAAGACGGTGGTGATCACCGCCGGGAAGGGCGCGCTGAACCCGCGTGTGCTGGAGTGCCCGGGGTGGAACGAGCACGCGGGCGACGGCGGCGGCGTGCACACCCACGTGCGCCAGCCCGAGGACTTCCGCGGCAAGCGCGTGCTCCTGGTGGGCGGCGGCGACAGCGCGGTGGACTGGGTGCTGGGCCTGAAGGGCGTGGCCAGCGAGGTCACCCTCATCCACCGCCGCCCCGAGTTCCGGGCCCACAAAGCCAGCGTGGAGCAGATGTGGAAGGCCGCCGAGGCGGGCGAGGTGGCGGTGAAGACGCCGTACGAGGTGCGCTCCATCCACGGCCGGGCCGGGTGCGTGGCGAAGGCCACCATCTATAACAACGACACGAACGAGGACGTGGAGATGGAGGTCGACGCCGTGGTCGCCCTTCTGGGCTTCAAGCCGGACCTGGGCCCCATCGGCAACTGGGGGCTGGAGCTGGAGAAGAACACCATCAAGGTCAGCCAACTGATGGAGACCAATCTCCCCGGCGTGTACGCCGCAGGCGACGTGGTGCACTACCCCGGCAAGCTGGAGCTCATCGCCACCGGCTACGGCGAGGCCGCGATCGCCGTGAACAACGCCGTGCATCACATCAATCCGAAGGCGCGGGTCAATCCCGGCCACTCGACGAATCTCAAGATCTTCAAGCAGGATGATTGAGATCGGGTGAAGGAAGCAGGGAAGGCGCCGCAAGGCGCCTTTCTCGTTTACAGCCTCGGCGATACTCTTCGCGCACGGGCCCGATTGCCACGATGGCGGCCGGGCGGCGCTTCAAGACGGGCTGGGGGGATGATGGATCTCTCGAACAAGGTCGCGCTGGTCACCGGTGGCGCGGTGCGCGTCGGGCGTGCCATCTCCCTCGCGCTGGCGGGGGAGGGGATGCGGGTAGTCGTGCACTACAACTCCTCGTCTGCCGCCGCGGAGGCGCTCGTCGAGGAGATCCGGCGGGGCGGGGGAGAGGCGGCCAGCATCGGCGCCGACCTGTCGCGCGCGGACGAGGTGCGGCGGCTGGCGGACGAAGCCGCGGGGATCTTTGGAGGGATCGATGTGCTGGTAAACAACGCCTCCGTCTTCCCCCCCGAGCGGCTGGAGGAGACGGACGAGACGCTGTGGGACCACACGATGGCGGTGAACCTGCGCGCGCCTTTCTTCCTCATCCGCCACCTAGCGCCGGTGCTGCGCGAGCGCCGCGGCGCCGTGGTGAACCTGTGCGACCTGGCGGGGATCCAGACCTGGGCGGCGTACGCGGCGCACGGCATCGCCAAGGCCGGGCTGGTGCACGTGACGAAGGTGGCCGCGCGCTCGCTCGCTCCGGAGGTGCGCGTGAATGGCATTGCCCCCGGCGCCGTGCTCCCGCCGGAGAGCATGGGCACGGACGAGCTGGACGCCCTGGAGCGCGGCACCCCCCTCCGCCGCCTCGGCTCGCCGGACGACGTGGTCCGCGCCGTCCTCTATCTCCTGCACGCGGACTACGTCACCGGCGAGATCCTGGTCGTCGACGGCGGCCGCATGCTCCGCGGCTGATCCCCACTGCCCTCCCCGCATCTCCACCATCTCCCGATCTTCCCCTGTCCCCTGTCCCCTGTCCCCTGTCCCCTGTCCCCTGTCCCCTGTCCCCTGTCCCCTGTCCCCTGTCCCCTGCCGGTTGACCCGCCCCGCCCCCGCTCCCATTCTTAAGCGGTAGAATCGAAAGCACTTCCGAGGACACACGAGGAGCCGCACGTGCCGGATACATCGGGGGGCGCGAACGCCGCCGCGCTGGGCCGCATCGCCGCGACGGTCGAGGCGGGCGGACGCATCACCGCGGACGACGCGGCGGTGCTCTGGCACCACGCGGGCGACGACGAGCTGAAGCGGCTGGCGCAGCTCGTCCGCGCGCGCTACCACCAGCCCGGCCGCGCCACCTACATGGTGATGCGCATCATCAACTACACCAACGTGTGCGTGGCGCAGTGCGACTACTGCGCCTTCTACGTCCTTCCCAACCAGCCCGGCGGCTACGTGATGACCCGGGAGGACGTGTTCGCCAAGATCGACGACCTCCTGCGCGTGGGCGGCGACCTGGTGGGCTTCAACGGCGGCTTCAACCCGAAGCTGCCGCTGCACTTCTACGCCGACCTCTTCGCCGCCGTGCGCGAGCGGTACGGCGAGCGGGTGGAGTTCTACGCGCTGACCATCGCCGAGTTCATGTTCCTGGCCGACCGCGCGGACCTGTCGTACGCCGACGCGGCGGCGCGGCTGCGCGACGCGGGGGTGCACTGGATCACCGGCGGCGGCAGCGAGATCCTGACCGAGGACTTCCGCCGGCGCCACGCCAGGTTCAAGTACACGGTGCGCGAGTACTTCCAGGCCCAGCGCGCCATCGTCGACGCCGGGATGCGCACCACGGCTACGATGGTGATCGGCTTCGACGAGACGCTGGAGGAGCGGCTGGAGCACCTGCAGCGCACCCGCGACTTCCAGGACGGCTGCCTGGCCGACGGGCTGGGCGGGCTCTTCTCCTTCCTCTGCTGGACCTACAAGCCGTACGGCACGGACCTGGGGGGTGCGGAGATCACCCCGCGCGAATACTGGCGGCACATGGCGCTCTCGCGGATCTTCCTGGACAACGTGAAGCACTTTCGCACCTCGGTGCTCACGCAGAACGAGGAGGCGTTCCGCGCGCTGGAGTACGGCGCCGACGACTTCGACCTGCCCATCGAGGACGAGGTGACGCAGAAGGCCGGCGCCCGCGTGGACCTGGACCTGGACCGCCTCCTGGCCGTTCCCCGCGCGCTGGGCTACACCGTGGAGTACCGCCACGCGGAGCGACCGCCCGCGCTGGCGGCCGCCTGACCCCGCCGCGGCACCCGCGCAGTGAAGCTCAAGGACATCCTCCTGGACCTGTTCGGCTCCCACCCGGAGCCGGACGGCCCGCCCGCGCGCCCGGAACCCGCTCCGCCCGCGCCGCGCGCCCCCGCGCCTCCGCCGCGCGCTGCCGTCCCTGCGACTGCGTCCGCGGACCAGCCGGACGCGCGCAACGAGGCCGGCGTGCTGGCCGTGCTGCGCCGCCACGGCGCGCCCCACCAGCGGGTGCGGTTCACCCACAACCGGCGGGTGATGGTCTCGGTGGGCCGCGACCGCACGGTGATCCGCATGAACATCGCCTTCGCCGCGGCCGACGAGGGGGTCCTGGCAGCCGTGGCCATCCTCTACACCCCGGGAACGAAGGGGAAGCGGCGGGCGATGGCGAAGGAGGTGGTGCAGCGCTTCATCAACGACATCCCCGCGAGCCCGGCCCCGCCGCGGCGGCGGCGGCGGCGCGAGCACCCGGCCGACCGGCCGCACCTGGAGCGGCTGCAGGCCGAGTTCGACGCGACCAACCGTGCCCACTTCGGCGGGCGGCTGCCGAGGGTGCCCATCCACCTGTCGCGCAACATGCGGCGGCGGAACGGCCACTTCTCCAGCCAGCCGCTGGAGATCGTCATCTCCTGGCGGCTGTGCGTGCACGGCGCGCCCGGCGAGGCCGAGCAGACCGTCCGCCACGAGATGATCCACCTCTGGCAGTACATCGAGGGGGCGGCGGTGGACCACGGCCCGGCCTTCCGGCGCATGGCCCACCGGCTGGACGTGCACCCCCGCGCCACCCGCCCGGTGAAGTGGAAACGGGCGTGACGCGGCCGTTAACATCCCGCCGCGCGTGCGTTACGGTGGACGCGACGGCGCGCGGGGAGCGGCCCTCCGGGCGCGTGGAGCGGGGTTCGCGCAGGCGGAGGGCGCGAACACTGGAACTTTGCGGTCCGGGCACGTATACTCCACGCGTGCTACCCCGGAGAGTATCACGGCTCGGAAGTTGCGGACTTGCGGCAGGCTTGCATTTCCGCAGTGCACTCCCCAGCATGTCCTGATTCTCGCGACTCGTTCGTTATAAGACCGTTAGACGTGAGCGCGCCGGAATGCGCCTCCACCGGGGCCGACCCCGGCGCGAGCGCATTCCGTGGACGAACGCTCGTTCGGCCGGTTTCCCCTGCGGGGCGGCCGACATCGGCAACTCTGGCGTAAACGCATGTTGCCAGACCGGTTAAGGTTACGTTACCTTGGAAAGCTGCCCGCGGCGGGTCGGTAAGCACGGTACTCCCGAGCGCAGCTTCTAGAACATCTGTTTTTCATCCCGGTGGGGGTCTTCCCTGTCCGGGTGCTCATCACTCCACCACTTCCGCAGGAGGTTGCCTACCTTGTGCTCAACCCGGCTTTCCGGCGCGACAGCCGCCGGATGGCAGTGGAACTTCGACCGTGCTGAGGAGAGACCATGAAAAGGCTCCGGTTGTTGGTGGCCGCCTTCGCGGCGGCAGTAGTCCCCACCATCGCGGCGGCGCAGACCGGAACGATCACCGGCCGCGTCACCAATGCGCAGAACGCGCAGCCTGTCGCCACGGCGACGGTGAACGTGGTGGGTACCGCGCTTCGCGCGGTTACGAACGAGAACGGCCAGTACCGCATCACCGGCGTGTCTGCGGGCACGCACCAGGTCACCGCTTCGCGTCTCGGGTTCTCGACCCGCACCGTGACGGCGAACCTGGCGGCCGGTGGCACCGCCACCGCCGACATCACCCTGAGCAGCTCGGCCATCCAGCTGGGCGGCCTGGTCGCCACCGCCACCGGTAACGAGCAGCGCACGCGCGAGCTCGGCAACTCGGTGTCGACGGTTCGCGCCGACAGCGTGAACATGGCGGCCGTGTCGAACGTCTCGCAGCTCATCCAGGGCCGCGCGGCGGGCGTCGAGGTGCTGCAGAGCTCGGGCACCTCGGGCACGGGTGCGCGCATCCGTATCCGCGGCAGCAACTCGATCTCCCTGTCCAACGACCCCATCGTCTTCATCGACGGCGTGCGCGTGAACAGCAACACGCAGTCGTCGCAGCTCGACGTGGCCGGGCAGGACTTCTCGCGGCTGAACGACATCAACCCCGAGGAGATCGAGAACATCGAGGTGCTGAAGGGGCCCGCCGCGTCGGCGCTCTACGGCACCGCGGCCGCCAACGGCGTGATCCAGATCACCACCAAGCGCGGCCGCGCCGGCAAGACGCGGTGGAACGTGTGGAGCGAGCTGGGCTCGATCACCGAGCCCAATCAGTACCCCACCAACTACCGCCAGCTGAACGCCGCCGGCACCGGCCAGTGCCTGGTCTCGTCGACCTGCATTCCGGGCACGCTGCAGTCGTACAACCCGCTGGAGCAGAACTCGCCGTTCCGTGACGGCAGCCAGCGCACGGTGGGCCTTTCCATCGGCGGCGGCACGCAGGACATCCAGTACTTCGTGTCCGGCGAGTCGCAGCGCGAGAACGGCATCTACCAGAACAACCGGCTGGACCAGGTGAACCTCCGCGGCAACCTGACCGCGCAGGTCACCCGCAAGCTGAACGTGTCGCTGCGCACGGGCTACGTGAGCAACCACGCCCAGCTTCCGTACAACGACAACGCGGTCGAGGGCTTCATCGGCGGCGGCATCCTGGGGCAGGCCTGCAACCCCTGCAGCGCCACCGACGTCCGCGGCGGCTACTTCTCGTACGCCAAGGACCTGCGCTACGCCTTCGACAACTCGCAGCGCGTGGAGCGCTTCACGGGCAGCCTGAACGCCCGCTTCTCGCCGCTGTCGTGGCTGACCTTCAACGGCGTGGCGGGGATGGACGTGCTGAACCGCACGGACTTCCAGGACCTGCTGCCGAACATCTTCCAGCCCGCCAACGGCGTGCCGGACTACGTGATCGGCTACCGCTTCGTGCTGCCCGCGCTGGTGCGCAACTTCACCGCCAACGGCAGCGGGACGGCCACCTTCGACCTGACGCCGAGCCTGGCCTCGACGACCACGGCGGGTGTGTCGTTCTACCGCGACGTGTCGCAGCTGTACAGCGCCGGCGGGTACAACCTGGGGCCCGGCACCAACTCGCTGGGTTCGATCGCCGAGCGCTTCTCGATCGGCGAGACCACCGGCGACATCAAGACGCTGGGCCTGCTGGCCTCGCAGCAGTTCGCGTGGCGTGACAAGGTGTACCTGACCGGCTCGGTCCGCGGCGACCGCAACAGCGCGTTCGGCCAGGACCTGGGCTTCATCTACTACCCGTCTCTGTCGGCCTCGTGGGTGGTGGCCGAGGAGCCGTGGTTCCCGCAGACCAGCCTGCTCAGCACGCTGCGCCTGCGCGCCGCGTACGGGCAGTCGGGCCTGGCGCCGGGGCAGCGTACCGCCAAGCCGTTCTTCAACATCATCTCGGGCACCATCCGCGCGGGTGGCGACGAGGCCAGCGTCCCGGGCATCACCACCGGCGGCGCGGGCAACGTGGGGCTGAAGCCCGAGCGTTCGCGCGAGATCGAGTTCGGCGCCGACCTGGGCGTGCTGAACGACCGGCTGGGCTTCGAGATCACGCACTACGACAAGGTTTCGCGCGACGCG
Proteins encoded:
- a CDS encoding type IV pilin protein, with the protein product MRRTVRNTKGFTLIELMIVVVIIGILAALAIPRFTQASARAKEKEADGILKQVYTLQQTYYANNGTWATGFSDLTAVGWETPTGLKWYTAPTSVTFPVSMGGCTGKGYNTRQISDTGAITDNGAC
- a CDS encoding NAD(P)/FAD-dependent oxidoreductase, whose translation is MSDASGITDVTIIGGGPTGLFAAFYAGLRGVSCRIVDALPQLGGQLMALYPEKYVFDVGGLPRILAKDLAKNMIEQGTQFGPEVVLGEEVQRLEPDGDHIRLVTQKGEYLTKTVVITAGKGALNPRVLECPGWNEHAGDGGGVHTHVRQPEDFRGKRVLLVGGGDSAVDWVLGLKGVASEVTLIHRRPEFRAHKASVEQMWKAAEAGEVAVKTPYEVRSIHGRAGCVAKATIYNNDTNEDVEMEVDAVVALLGFKPDLGPIGNWGLELEKNTIKVSQLMETNLPGVYAAGDVVHYPGKLELIATGYGEAAIAVNNAVHHINPKARVNPGHSTNLKIFKQDD
- a CDS encoding SDR family oxidoreductase, encoding MMDLSNKVALVTGGAVRVGRAISLALAGEGMRVVVHYNSSSAAAEALVEEIRRGGGEAASIGADLSRADEVRRLADEAAGIFGGIDVLVNNASVFPPERLEETDETLWDHTMAVNLRAPFFLIRHLAPVLRERRGAVVNLCDLAGIQTWAAYAAHGIAKAGLVHVTKVAARSLAPEVRVNGIAPGAVLPPESMGTDELDALERGTPLRRLGSPDDVVRAVLYLLHADYVTGEILVVDGGRMLRG
- a CDS encoding radical SAM protein — its product is MPDTSGGANAAALGRIAATVEAGGRITADDAAVLWHHAGDDELKRLAQLVRARYHQPGRATYMVMRIINYTNVCVAQCDYCAFYVLPNQPGGYVMTREDVFAKIDDLLRVGGDLVGFNGGFNPKLPLHFYADLFAAVRERYGERVEFYALTIAEFMFLADRADLSYADAAARLRDAGVHWITGGGSEILTEDFRRRHARFKYTVREYFQAQRAIVDAGMRTTATMVIGFDETLEERLEHLQRTRDFQDGCLADGLGGLFSFLCWTYKPYGTDLGGAEITPREYWRHMALSRIFLDNVKHFRTSVLTQNEEAFRALEYGADDFDLPIEDEVTQKAGARVDLDLDRLLAVPRALGYTVEYRHAERPPALAAA
- a CDS encoding SprT-like domain-containing protein, with product MKLKDILLDLFGSHPEPDGPPARPEPAPPAPRAPAPPPRAAVPATASADQPDARNEAGVLAVLRRHGAPHQRVRFTHNRRVMVSVGRDRTVIRMNIAFAAADEGVLAAVAILYTPGTKGKRRAMAKEVVQRFINDIPASPAPPRRRRRREHPADRPHLERLQAEFDATNRAHFGGRLPRVPIHLSRNMRRRNGHFSSQPLEIVISWRLCVHGAPGEAEQTVRHEMIHLWQYIEGAAVDHGPAFRRMAHRLDVHPRATRPVKWKRA
- a CDS encoding SusC/RagA family TonB-linked outer membrane protein — its product is MKRLRLLVAAFAAAVVPTIAAAQTGTITGRVTNAQNAQPVATATVNVVGTALRAVTNENGQYRITGVSAGTHQVTASRLGFSTRTVTANLAAGGTATADITLSSSAIQLGGLVATATGNEQRTRELGNSVSTVRADSVNMAAVSNVSQLIQGRAAGVEVLQSSGTSGTGARIRIRGSNSISLSNDPIVFIDGVRVNSNTQSSQLDVAGQDFSRLNDINPEEIENIEVLKGPAASALYGTAAANGVIQITTKRGRAGKTRWNVWSELGSITEPNQYPTNYRQLNAAGTGQCLVSSTCIPGTLQSYNPLEQNSPFRDGSQRTVGLSIGGGTQDIQYFVSGESQRENGIYQNNRLDQVNLRGNLTAQVTRKLNVSLRTGYVSNHAQLPYNDNAVEGFIGGGILGQACNPCSATDVRGGYFSYAKDLRYAFDNSQRVERFTGSLNARFSPLSWLTFNGVAGMDVLNRTDFQDLLPNIFQPANGVPDYVIGYRFVLPALVRNFTANGSGTATFDLTPSLASTTTAGVSFYRDVSQLYSAGGYNLGPGTNSLGSIAERFSIGETTGDIKTLGLLASQQFAWRDKVYLTGSVRGDRNSAFGQDLGFIYYPSLSASWVVAEEPWFPQTSLLSTLRLRAAYGQSGLAPGQRTAKPFFNIISGTIRAGGDEASVPGITTGGAGNVGLKPERSREIEFGADLGVLNDRLGFEITHYDKVSRDALVSRRLAPSLGSSTTQTVNLGRVSNKGWEALVNAHVLETRPLRWDATVTYSTNHNKLLELGEGVDPIIFGIGGDSQRHQEGYALGAYFGVPYTFNDANHDNRIQVAEITLGDTAEFQGTPFPTRESSLNTTLTFFDVLRVSALLDHKGGYKLFNSTEEFRCGVIRNCQAINDRTSPLDLQARALADAAFGVYTGYIEDASFTKLREVSFTLMAPRSMYSRFGLGNLSLTVSGRNLKTWTDYTGLDPEINSGGQTNFNTFDFLGQPPVRYWTARIDLGF